TACTCCTCCACGTTGTCGCGCTCCACGCCGTTGAAGCGGATGCCGACGCCGCGCGCGAGCGCCTCGGCATCGTGGAACGGGCTCTGCGGGCTGATCGCCAGGTGATCGGGAGGGGTATCGCTCATCGTCGTGGGTTCGCTTGGCGGCGGGTGGCGCCGTCTTCCGGGGGCGAAGGATAAACGCCTGCGACGTCGCTGCCGAATTTCCCCGCGCTTCCGTCGCCGCGCCCGGCGCGTCACACTGCGCGTCCCGTCCTCCCGATCCGCCGCCATGCCCGACAACAGCGCCGACTACGACGAACCCGACGACCTCAGCGGCGACGCGGACGACGACGATCCGGACACCCAGCAGGGCCTGATCTGGAACCTGCTGCTGCTGATCAACCCAGGCGACGACGAGACCGCGCTGCGCCAGTTCAACGCCTACCGCGAGGCGGCGGGCGAGGCGGAGAGCGACGGCGACGGCTGGCTGTGGACGCTGAAGGACGCCATCGACTGGACCTCCGGCTTCTACGTGGACGGCCGCGACGCCGAAGCGCTGATCGGCGCGATCGACGAACTGGCTGCGCGCTGGAACCTGCGCATCGACTGGGGCGGCGACATCGACGACGAGGATTTCCTCGGCGCCCACGACACCGCCTCGCTGCTGGGAGTGGCCTACGACCGCCTACGCGAGTACGGCTACAGCATCTGGTGCTGGGACACCGGCGGCGACTACCGCGCCGGCTGGATGGCGCTCAGCCGCGACGACGAGGACATGCAGCGCCTGGCGGCGATCCTGGGCATCGACCTGCGCCCGGGCAGCGACCCGTTCTAAGCGACCCGTTCTAGATGCCGCTGCGACGAATGGAATCTTCGACGACGACAGCTTCGGTCCAGTCGTTGTCGAAGCCCTCTCACAGTGCCCACGCAAGCCCGCCGCAAGCCCCCTGTAGGAGCGGCTTCAGCCGCGACGAACGGAGTCCGGACCCTGCACCGGCTTCGGCGGATGTGGGGGCTGAAGTCCCTCCCACAGTCCACCAGCCGAGCATCCGAAGCTCCCTGTGGGAGCGACTTCAGTCGCGACGAGCGAAGAAGTGGGTTTCCAGGCTGCAAATGCTGTCGGGACTGAAGTCCCTCCCACAGTGCACCCGGCAGCTTGCCGAAAGGTTTCCTGTAGGAGCGGCTTCAGCCGCGACGAACGGAATCCGGCCCCTGCACCGGCTTTGGCGGGTGTGGGGCTGATGCCCCTCCGACAGTCAACCAGCCGAGCATCCGAAGCTCCCTGTGGGAGCGACTTCAGTCGCGACGAGCGAAGAAGTGGATTTCCAGGCTGCGAATGCTGTCGAGACTGAAGTCCCTCCCACAGCGCACCCGGCAGCTTGCCGCAAGCCCCTGTAGGAGCGGCTTCAGCCGCGACGAACGGAGTCCGGACCCTGCGCCGGCTTCGGCGGGTGTGGGGCCGAAGCCCCTCCCACAGTCCACCAGCCGAGCATCCGAACTCCCTGTGGGAGCGACTTCAGTCGCGACGAGCGAAGAAGTGGATTTCCAGGCTGCAAATGCTGTCGGGACTGAAGCCCTCCCACAGCGCACCTGGCAGCTTGCCGCAAGGTTTCTGTAGGAGCGGCTTCAGCCGCGACGAACGGAGTCAAAAACCACAACGGTTTCGGTGAAGGATCGAAGCTGACAAGGCCCTAGAAACACGGCAAGCCATCCAACGGCAGCATCCGTGCACGCTTGCCGGCACTCGAACCCGTCACTCGGCCTCGCCGCGCGCCTGCGCACGCGCCTGGCGGATCAGCGCCTTCATCAGTTCGCGATCGGTGTGTCGGGACACCGGGACCGCGCCCAGCCGGATCGCCTCGTCGCGCAAGGCCGCGGGCACGTCGTAGTGCGCGCCGCTGAGTTTGTTCTGGAAGGCGCGGCGGGGAATGCCCAGCCGCGCCGCCATCGCATGCAGCTCGTCCAGCGTGTCGGCGAGCAGGTGTCCCCAGCGCTGGCCGCGCCAGGGATGCACCGCATCGTCGATGTAGACCGCCATCGCGTCCGATCAGGCCGGCTTGTGCTTGCCGTCGGCGTCTGCATCCGCGTCCGCTTCGGCCGCATCGGGTGCCGCCGTCGTCGCGCTTGCGGCGGTGCTCGCGTCTGCATCGGCCGCGTCGCCGGCATCTGCATCGGCGTCCTCATCGGCGCTCTCGTCGCCATCGCCCTCGGCGAACTCGGCGACCAGCGCGTCCAGGTACTCGGCCGCGGTCTTGCCTTCGTCGGCGGCAAGGTCGTCGATCATCTGCTGCAGCTGGGTCGAGTAGTCCAGGGTGATGGTGTTGCCTTCCTGCTCCTGCACGTTGGCCAGGTGCTTGAGCATCGCCAGCATCGGCACCGGATTGTCGGCATTGCCCATAGTCTGGCCGCCGACCGACAGCAGCCATTCGCTGCCCTGCAGGCCGATCGCGGCCAGCACCCGGCCGCTGTCGTCCTGCAGCACGGCGTGGTTGGCGATGGGCTGATCGCGGCCCAATCGGGCGAAGGCACGCTTGGGCTGCTGCTTCTTGCGCTTGTCGCGCTTGGCTTTGGATTGCTTGGACACGTTCGTCTCGTTCGCGGATTGACGGCCATTGTAAGCGGACGGCCGGGCATGACCTTCGGCAGGCTTGACTACAGATGTAGCCATGGATACGTTGACTACAGCTGTAGCCATCCAGTTCTGGCGGTAAAGCGCTCTGCCGGTGTCGCTGTTGGGCGGTGCGAGACCCGCTTCGCCGCTCGCGCCGGCGCGCACTGCCGCCGGCGTAGCCGACTGCGGCTACACCGTCCATCCGCCAAGCCCACAAGGAGACGCGTCATGCAGTCGAACACCTCATCCTGGCGCCACCACGCCGCATTGCTGGTCCTGGTCAGCGCCGCTGTCGCTGCGATTCCGTCGGTGCGTGCGAACACCCAGGAGAAGGCCAGGCACATCGTCGAACCGGCCGAACCGCCTGAACCGCCTGAACCCCCTTTGCCGATCGTGCCGGTGCCGCCCGCAGCGCCGCCGGTCCCGGCATTCCCGGACCCAAGCGTGCCTTCGCCGCCCGCCGCGCCGGTACCGCCTGCACCACCGGCGCCACCCATGGTCCCCGCACCGCCCAGGCACATCGCCGGCGCGCAGCGCCTCGCGACCGCTTCGAGCCTCACCATCACGTCCGACGATCGCCGCAACGCGTCGGTGCTGTTCGACGGCGACGGCACCAACATGTACGGCAGCAGCGAGGACCTGCGTAGGGCGCTGCGTGCGCGTCGTGGCGACGAGACGCTGTGGTGGATCCGCAGGGACGGCAAGCACTACGTGGTGCGCGATGCGGCCACGATTCAGAAACTGAAGGCGGCCTACGCGCCGGTCGCGGCGCTGGGACGGCAGCAGGGCGAACTCGGCGAGCAACAGGGGCGGCTGGGCCAGCGCCAGGGTGAGCTCGGCGAGCAGCAGGGCGCCATCGCACAGCGCCAGGCGGGCCTGGCCGAGGAGGACGCCAAGGCCGCCAGCGCACAGGCGCGGCGCGCCGCCAACGGTGGCCAGGGCGCGTCCGGGTCGGCGCCACGCACCGATGCGGCGCAGGCCGACTACGCGCGGCAGATGCAGGCATTGGCCGCGCGCCAGTCAGCGCTGGCCGAGCAGCAGGCGGGTTTCGCCACGCGGCAGGGGGTGCTGGCGCAGCGCCAGCAGGTCGCCAACGCGGCGTTGCAGCGCGACATCGAACGCATCGTCGAGCAGGCGATCGCGCAAGGCGTGGCGCAACCGCTGGCGCAGTGAGCGCTGCGGCGCGAATGCGGAGTGCAATGGACAGACAGCCAAGTGTGCCGCCGCTGGAGCGCCTTTTCGCAGCCGGTGGGTCCTGTAGATACCGTCTTCCCGTCTAACAGGCAATGGCCTTTTGAGGATCGAAGGGCGTGTTTGATTTGAGGACGCCGTAGGCAAGATGCAGCAACTTGCGCATGGCGGCGCAGACGATTTGCTTGCCGGCTTTGCCGCGTTCGCGCAGGCGCTGCTTCAGCGCACGGACGACCGGATTGTGGGTCATGGCGACCAGGGCCGGCATGTACAGGCCCGCGCGCAGCCGCGGGGAGCCGGTGCGGGAGATGCAGACCTGGCCCTGGCGCTTGCCGGACTCCTGCAGCCGGGGGTTGAGCCCGGCAAAGGCGGTCACCGCCGAGGCGTGGGCGAAGCGCTCCACATTGCCAAGTTCGGCCAGCATCAACGCCGCGCTGGTGTCGGCGATCCCATCGATGCTCACCAGCAGGTCGCGCTGCCCGCGCAAGGTCGGGTCCTGGTCGATCTGGTCGTCGATGGCCCGTTCAATCTGCGCGATGCGCGCCTGCAACTGGCCGATGTTCTCCAGGAGCGAGTCGCGCACCACCGGCGCGGCCACGTCCAGGCGGTTGCGCTCCATCTGCAGCATTGCAGCAGGTCGTCCCGGCGCCGCACCAGCGCCTTGAGCTGCTTGAGCGCCGGCGGGTCGGGCTGCCAGGGCCGCAGCTGCGCCGCATGGCGCTGGCCGTAGCTGGCGATCAGCTTGGCATCGCTGCGGTCGGTCTTGACCCGGGTCAGCTGGCTGCGTGCATACAGCGCCATCTGCGCTGGGTTGAGTACGCACACGCGGTAGCCCAACCCATGCACGAACTCGGCTAGCGCCTCGTGGTAGGTGCCGGTGGCTTCCATCACGATCCAGCTGTCCGCCTGCGCGTGCGTCTGCAGCCACGCGTGCAGGGCCTGGAAGCCCTTCGGATCGTTGGGAAGCTTGGCCTTGGTGCGGTACTTGCCGTTGGCCAGGTCGATGGCCAGATCGAAACTGCGCTTGGCGACGTCAATGCCGACGACTGGGGACATAAGGACTCCTCCATCGGATGGGTGATCACGATCATCGCTGCGCCCGGTCCTGCCTTGTGGATGCGAGTTCACGCCAGCGGCGGACTCTGGATACCGTGCGGACACCACAGGGCCAGCAGATGGAGGGCGGGAGCCGATCTACAGCACAAGCTCGAAGCTTCAGGAGCGACTGGACTTCCCGCACCTCCCCCGATGATCAGTCGGAAGACATAACGCCTTCAGGGGCGCCATGTCCAGATACAAGGAGCGGCTTCAGCCGCGACCGGGCTACCTGGAAAGCTCCGGTCGCGGCTGAAGCCGCTCCTACAGGGCGGGGTCGGGCGCCGACAGTGTCAGCGCTGCGCCGGACCTTCGGCGGTGGCCGTGACCGTTGCCGGAGACGGCGCCGCCCCGCCACCCGGCTTGCCGCCGGTGACGCGGTTGACCGCGCGGATCGCTTCGCGGGCGGCGTCGGCGGCGGCCTCCGGGGAGGTGGTGCGCGGCGGCAGGATCGCCACCGTCGCCGGCTTGGCCGCAGTCGCCGCCGGCGCAGCGGCATTCGCCGCCGTGGCCGGAGTCGGAGTCGGAGTCGAAACGCTAGCCGGAGCCGTGGCCGTGGCCGGCGAAGCCGCGGCGGCCGCGGCCGCGCCCAGGTCCGGCACCTTGGTGTCGGCGTCGCTCTGCGGCTTGCCCAGCGCCACCGCATGATCGCTGCCGGCCAGCGCCGCGTCCTCGGCGTCCTTGGTCATCACCACGATGCTGATGCGGCGGTTGATCGGGTTGTCCGGGGTCTGCTTGTCGAACAGGACCGACGAGGACAGGCCGACCACGCGCGAGACCTTGTCCTCGCCCATGCCACCGGACACCAATTCGCGCCGCGCCGCGTTGGCGCGGTCCGCGCTCAGTTCCCAGTTGCTGTAGCCGCTCTTGCTGCTGTACTGGGTGACGTCGGTGTGGCCGGTGATGCTGATGTGGTTGGGCACTTCGTTGATGAAGCCTGACAGCTCATGCAGGATGTCGCGGGTGTAGGGCTTGAGCGCCGCGCTGCCGATGTCGAACATCGGCCGGTTCTCCTTGTCCACGATCTGGATGCGCAGGCCGTCCGGGGTCAGGTCCAGCAGCAACTGGTCCTTGAACGGCTCCAGCGCCTGGCTCTTGTCGATCGCTTCCTTCAGGTCCTGCATCAGCGTTTCCAGGCGCTGCTTTTCCTTCTCGCGTTGCGCCGTCTTGCTTTCCGTATCGCCTTTCAGGCTCTTGCTGCCGAACGGATCCTTGTTGTCGCCGCGCTGCATGTCCGCCGAGCCGCCGAGCTTGATCATCGAGGTGCTGGCGCCGCCGGGACCGGCCATGCCGGGACTCGGCGCCGGACTCTTGCCCTCCAGCGGACTGGGATTGCGGAAGTATTCGGAGATCGCCATGCGCTGTTCCTTGGTGGTGGCGGCGACCAGCCACAGCACCAGGAAGAACGCCATCATCGCGGTCACGAAGTCGGCGAAGGCGACTTTCCAGGCGCCGCCATGATGGCCGCCGCCCTGGACTTTCTTGACCCGCCGGATGACGACGGTGGCTTTGGTTTCGGGCATGGCGGCGGCGCTACTTGATCGTCTTCAGGTGCGTCTCGAAGTCCGAGAAGCTCGGCCGCACGTTGCTCGGCAGGGTCTTGCGCGCGAACTCCAGCGCGATCTTCGGGTTGTAGCCGCGCAGGCAGGCCAGCAGTGCGGTCTTCACCGACTCGAAGATGCGGCTGTCCTGTTCGGCGCGCGCTTCCATCGCCGCCGCCAGCGGCGCGACGAAACCGTAGGCCAGCAGGATGCCGAGGAAGGTGCCGACCAGCGCGGCGCCGACGTGGTGGCCGATCTCCTCGATCGGGCCGCCGATGGAACCCATGGTGATGACGATGCCCAGCACCGCGGCGACGATGCCGAAGCCGGGCAGGCCGTCGGAGACCTTGCTCAGCGCATGCGCCGGCGCCATCGCCTCGTGGTGGTGCTTTTCCAACTCCAGCTCCAGCAGCGGCTCCAGTTCGTGCGGCTCGATGTTGCTGCCGATCATCAGGCGCAGGCAGTCGGTGATGAAGTCGAGCAGGTGGTGGTCGGCCAGCACCTTCGGATAGGTGCCGAAGATCGCGCTCTCGGCCGGCTTCTCCACGTGGTCTTCCAGGGCCATGAAGCCATCGCGCCGCGCCTTGTTCAGCAACTCGTAGATCAGGGTCAGGGTGGCCTTGTAGTCGTCGGACTTGTACTTCGGGCCCTTGAACACGCCGGCGATGTCGACGAAGGTCGCCTTGACGATCTTGGCGGGGGTGCTGACCAGGAACGCACCCAGCGCCGCGCCGCCGATGATCAGCAATTCGTAGGGCTGCCACAGCGCGCCGAGATGGCCGTGCGACAGCACGTAGCCGCCGACCACGCTGATGATGACGACGAGGAAGCCAACAATGATGAGCATGGCGGAAGCAGCCTGCGAGCCGAGAACGGGGATACCTCCATTTCGGCCCGGCGGCGGCTTTCTGAAGGCGGCGCCGCCGCGCCACGCGTGAAAGCATGTGTGAAGATCCCGCTTGCGGCGTCCCCGCCGTGGCTGCGTACGCCGGCGTTTGGTGCCCGCCTCAGCCGATGACGCCGCTGCCCTGGCGCACGCACTTGAGCACTTCGCGCTGCCCGGACAGGGTGAGCGTGGCGGCGTCCTGCGGCTGCTCCCAGAACGCGTTGCCCTGGGCATCGGCGTAGCGCGCGCCGCTGTCGGCATCGACCCGGTGCATGTGCAGGGTGCGGCCGTTCACCAGCAGCGCTGCGCGCTCGCGCGCCGCATCGACGTCGGCCTGCACCGCGCTGTCGCCGCACTGCCAGTGCACGCGCAGCGCATCGGCCTGCACCTCCGGGTCGGTGGCCGGCGCACCGGTGGCCGCGCCGGCGGGTTGCGTCGCTGCCGGCGCGGCGGTGGTCGCCGGCGTGGGGGCGCGTCCGCACGCAGCCAGCGACAGCGGCAGAAGCAGCGAAAACACCAGGATGGGACGCATGCCGGGTCTCCTCTCGATCTTCGCGGCGCCGCGGCGCCGCCGGTCAGGCCGGTTCGGTGTCACCGCCGCCGCGCTGCAGCGGATTGGGCAGCGCCTGGCCCTGCTCGGTGAACTGCAGCGACACCGAATTCAGGCAATGCCGCTCGCCGCTGGGCGGCGGACCGTCCGGGAACACGTGGCCGAGATGGCTGTCGCAGCGCGCGCAGACGATCTCGGTGCGGATCATGCCGTGGCTGGTGTCGCGGATCTCGCGCACGTGCGCCGGGTGGTAGGGCGCGAAGAAGCTCGGCCAGCCGGTGCCCGAGTCGAACTTGGCGCTGGAGCGGAACAGCGGCAGCCCGCACAGCCGGCAGGTGTAGACGCCTTCCAGCTTGTTGTCCAGGAACACGCCGCAGAACGGCGCCTCGGTGCCGTGCTGCAGCAGCACCCGTCGTTCCTCGTCGTTCAGCCCGGCGACCAGGCGATCGCGTTCGGCGGAAGTGGGGGGCGTGAGGTCGAATCGGCTCATGGCGGGCGTGCCTTCGCGTCGGAGAGAGTCCATGCACAATGTGGGCGGAGCGGCAGCGATCAAGCCGCCGCGTTCACTCCGTGCGCAGGCGCCGCG
This sequence is a window from Xanthomonas sp. CFBP 8443. Protein-coding genes within it:
- a CDS encoding MliC family protein, whose amino-acid sequence is MRPILVFSLLLPLSLAACGRAPTPATTAAPAATQPAGAATGAPATDPEVQADALRVHWQCGDSAVQADVDAARERAALLVNGRTLHMHRVDADSGARYADAQGNAFWEQPQDAATLTLSGQREVLKCVRQGSGVIG
- a CDS encoding IS110 family transposase, giving the protein MSPVVGIDVAKRSFDLAIDLANGKYRTKAKLPNDPKGFQALHAWLQTHAQADSWIVMEATGTYHEALAEFVHGLGYRVCVLNPAQMALYARSQLTRVKTDRSDAKLIASYGQRHAAQLRPWQPDPPALKQLKALVRRRDDLLQCCRWSATAWTWPRRWCATRSWRTSASCRRASRRLNGPSTTRSTRTRPCAGSATCW
- the motB gene encoding flagellar motor protein MotB, translating into MPETKATVVIRRVKKVQGGGHHGGAWKVAFADFVTAMMAFFLVLWLVAATTKEQRMAISEYFRNPSPLEGKSPAPSPGMAGPGGASTSMIKLGGSADMQRGDNKDPFGSKSLKGDTESKTAQREKEKQRLETLMQDLKEAIDKSQALEPFKDQLLLDLTPDGLRIQIVDKENRPMFDIGSAALKPYTRDILHELSGFINEVPNHISITGHTDVTQYSSKSGYSNWELSADRANAARRELVSGGMGEDKVSRVVGLSSSVLFDKQTPDNPINRRISIVVMTKDAEDAALAGSDHAVALGKPQSDADTKVPDLGAAAAAAASPATATAPASVSTPTPTPATAANAAAPAATAAKPATVAILPPRTTSPEAAADAAREAIRAVNRVTGGKPGGGAAPSPATVTATAEGPAQR
- a CDS encoding transposase, with amino-acid sequence MLAELGNVERFAHASAVTAFAGLNPRLQESGKRQGQVCISRTGSPRLRAGLYMPALVAMTHNPVVRALKQRLRERGKAGKQIVCAAMRKLLHLAYGVLKSNTPFDPQKAIAC
- a CDS encoding DUF4031 domain-containing protein, whose protein sequence is MAVYIDDAVHPWRGQRWGHLLADTLDELHAMAARLGIPRRAFQNKLSGAHYDVPAALRDEAIRLGAVPVSRHTDRELMKALIRQARAQARGEAE
- the motA gene encoding flagellar motor stator protein MotA encodes the protein MLIIVGFLVVIISVVGGYVLSHGHLGALWQPYELLIIGGAALGAFLVSTPAKIVKATFVDIAGVFKGPKYKSDDYKATLTLIYELLNKARRDGFMALEDHVEKPAESAIFGTYPKVLADHHLLDFITDCLRLMIGSNIEPHELEPLLELELEKHHHEAMAPAHALSKVSDGLPGFGIVAAVLGIVITMGSIGGPIEEIGHHVGAALVGTFLGILLAYGFVAPLAAAMEARAEQDSRIFESVKTALLACLRGYNPKIALEFARKTLPSNVRPSFSDFETHLKTIK
- the msrB gene encoding peptide-methionine (R)-S-oxide reductase MsrB gives rise to the protein MSRFDLTPPTSAERDRLVAGLNDEERRVLLQHGTEAPFCGVFLDNKLEGVYTCRLCGLPLFRSSAKFDSGTGWPSFFAPYHPAHVREIRDTSHGMIRTEIVCARCDSHLGHVFPDGPPPSGERHCLNSVSLQFTEQGQALPNPLQRGGGDTEPA
- a CDS encoding DUF3297 family protein, with protein sequence MSDTPPDHLAISPQSPFHDAEALARGVGIRFNGVERDNVEEYSVSEGWIRVQVGKARDRRGNPMTMKINGQVEAYFLEKE